The Streptomyces phaeolivaceus genome has a window encoding:
- a CDS encoding amino acid permease, producing MSRKSDDAYLRELGYEPVLARRMGPFGNFAISFSVISVLSGCMTLYGFGLNTGGPSVMLWGWLVVGAMVMFIGAALAEVTSAYPTSGALYYQAEQLGGRKWGWYTGWLNLLGLLGAIAGIDYGAALFTGAFLNLQWGFEPTPGKIMVIFLCILALHLALNLFGVRLVSILNSISVWWHLGGVTVIVGALAIVPSHHQSTDFVFGEFVNNTGWSSPLYVAVLGLLLAQYTFCGYDASAHLSEETTDAQMSASRGIVHAIGWSWLAGFVLLAGLTFAIQDYAGTVGTATGVPPAQIFLDALGVAGAKALLLVVIIAQLCCGSAETAAASRMVFAFSRDGALPGSHLWRQVDRRTGTPRLAVLLAVVCAAVLALPSLYSPVAYAAITSINVVGITPAYAIPIYLRIKNRDRFRPGPWNLGNWGVAVGTIAVVWVVFVTVLFCLPQTRPAGGGLVSVETFNYAPIALLVVLALAWGWWRKQGDSYEVPVQNFDGSAAAYEKDVV from the coding sequence ATGTCCCGGAAGTCCGACGACGCGTACCTGCGGGAGCTGGGCTACGAACCCGTGCTGGCCCGGCGCATGGGGCCATTCGGGAACTTCGCGATCTCCTTCAGCGTCATCAGCGTCCTGTCCGGCTGCATGACCCTGTATGGCTTCGGCCTGAACACCGGCGGGCCCTCGGTGATGCTGTGGGGCTGGCTGGTCGTCGGCGCTATGGTGATGTTCATCGGCGCCGCACTCGCCGAGGTGACCTCCGCCTATCCGACCTCCGGGGCCCTGTACTACCAGGCAGAGCAACTCGGCGGGCGAAAATGGGGCTGGTACACAGGCTGGCTGAACCTGCTGGGTCTGCTCGGCGCGATCGCCGGCATCGATTACGGGGCCGCGCTGTTCACGGGCGCCTTCCTCAACCTGCAGTGGGGCTTCGAGCCGACACCCGGCAAGATCATGGTGATCTTCCTGTGCATCCTCGCCCTGCACCTCGCCCTGAACTTGTTCGGGGTCCGGCTGGTGAGCATCCTCAACAGCATCAGTGTCTGGTGGCACCTCGGCGGTGTCACGGTGATCGTCGGAGCACTGGCGATCGTGCCGTCCCACCACCAGTCCACCGACTTTGTGTTCGGTGAGTTCGTCAACAACACCGGCTGGTCCAGCCCCTTGTACGTGGCGGTGCTCGGTCTGCTGTTGGCCCAGTACACGTTCTGCGGTTACGACGCCTCCGCGCACCTGTCGGAGGAGACGACCGACGCCCAGATGTCCGCATCCCGCGGGATTGTCCACGCGATCGGTTGGTCGTGGCTGGCCGGGTTCGTCCTGCTGGCCGGGCTCACGTTCGCGATCCAGGACTACGCGGGCACCGTGGGCACGGCGACGGGGGTGCCGCCGGCGCAGATCTTCCTGGATGCCCTGGGCGTGGCGGGGGCGAAGGCGCTGCTCCTGGTGGTGATCATCGCGCAGTTGTGCTGTGGCAGCGCCGAGACCGCCGCGGCCAGCCGGATGGTGTTCGCGTTCTCTCGTGACGGGGCGCTGCCGGGCTCGCATCTCTGGCGGCAGGTCGACCGTCGCACTGGTACTCCGCGCCTGGCCGTGCTGCTGGCGGTCGTGTGCGCCGCCGTGCTGGCCCTGCCGAGCCTGTACAGCCCGGTCGCGTACGCGGCGATCACCAGTATCAACGTGGTCGGCATCACCCCGGCGTACGCGATCCCGATCTACCTGCGTATCAAGAACCGGGACCGCTTCCGGCCCGGCCCTTGGAACCTCGGCAACTGGGGCGTGGCTGTCGGCACAATCGCCGTTGTCTGGGTTGTGTTCGTGACGGTGCTGTTCTGTCTGCCGCAGACACGGCCCGCCGGCGGCGGCCTGGTGTCCGTGGAGACCTTCAACTATGCGCCGATCGCTCTGCTCGTTGTCCTGGCCCTCGCCTGGGGGTGGTGGCGGAAGCAGGGTGACTCTTACGAGGTCCCGGTTCAGAACTTCGATGGCTCGGCGGCTGCATACGAAAAGGATGTCGTGTGA
- a CDS encoding glutamine synthetase family protein yields the protein MTGTLTDGLGAHRVAAVSAEGSRSENGFSLSDLRSLVKAGTVDTVLLALPDLQGRLKGKRYDAGHFLQRVAHHGAEVCAYILATDVDMSTADGFELTSWETGYQDLTVRPDLATLRIVPWMPRTVVVLGHAVHECGTPIGIAPRQILQHQLARLARHGLHAKTGIETEFVLYKGTYTDAEQAGYRALQPLSTENLDYSLDHDPVSDRFFRRLHRALAGAGMPVEAIKTEAGPGQVEVTFPYGPALAACDQHLLFKHAVRTLGQRAGLTPTFMAAPETGRANGMHLHVSLWSKNLSQLHAPEDEFEPSPTGRYAIAGLLAGLPELGPFYAPNVNSYKRFTPGSFAPTTVSWGRDNRTCAVRVVGRGEGLHLEIRVPGADANPYLALAAVLAAMDHGIEHRLPLEAEEMGNAYRAGGAPLPTTLTDALSSFENSAFARTAFGDDVIEHRARLARLELDHDQRTVTDAERRRWLTRA from the coding sequence ATGACGGGGACCCTCACAGACGGCCTGGGGGCGCACCGTGTTGCAGCGGTCTCGGCCGAGGGCAGCCGCTCAGAGAATGGGTTCTCGCTGTCCGACCTGCGCAGTCTCGTTAAGGCGGGCACGGTCGACACGGTGCTGCTGGCCCTTCCCGATCTGCAGGGAAGGCTGAAGGGCAAGCGGTACGACGCCGGTCACTTCCTCCAGCGCGTCGCGCATCACGGCGCGGAGGTGTGTGCCTACATCCTGGCTACCGACGTCGACATGAGCACGGCGGACGGCTTTGAACTGACCTCGTGGGAGACCGGCTATCAGGACCTGACGGTGCGGCCGGACCTGGCGACCCTGCGTATCGTGCCGTGGATGCCGCGTACCGTCGTCGTGCTCGGCCACGCCGTACACGAGTGCGGCACCCCCATCGGGATCGCGCCCCGCCAGATCCTGCAGCATCAGCTGGCTCGGTTGGCCCGGCACGGCCTGCACGCCAAGACGGGGATCGAGACCGAGTTCGTCCTCTACAAGGGGACCTACACGGATGCTGAGCAGGCCGGATACCGGGCCCTGCAGCCCCTGTCGACGGAGAATTTGGACTACTCCCTCGACCACGATCCAGTCTCCGACCGGTTCTTCCGCCGCCTGCACCGTGCGCTCGCCGGGGCCGGCATGCCCGTCGAGGCGATCAAAACCGAGGCGGGCCCCGGCCAGGTCGAGGTGACCTTCCCCTACGGGCCCGCACTGGCCGCCTGCGACCAGCACCTGCTGTTCAAGCACGCCGTACGAACCCTGGGCCAACGGGCCGGACTGACACCGACGTTCATGGCAGCCCCGGAGACCGGCCGGGCCAACGGCATGCATCTGCATGTGTCGCTGTGGTCGAAAAACCTCAGCCAACTCCACGCCCCCGAGGATGAGTTCGAGCCTTCCCCGACCGGAAGGTACGCGATTGCCGGCCTGCTCGCCGGCCTGCCGGAGCTGGGCCCGTTCTACGCGCCGAACGTCAACTCCTACAAGCGGTTCACACCTGGCTCGTTCGCCCCGACCACTGTCAGCTGGGGACGGGACAACCGTACGTGTGCCGTCCGCGTCGTCGGCCGTGGTGAAGGACTCCATCTGGAGATCCGGGTACCGGGCGCCGACGCCAACCCGTACCTGGCCCTGGCCGCGGTCCTGGCGGCCATGGATCACGGCATCGAACACCGGCTGCCCCTCGAAGCCGAAGAGATGGGCAACGCCTACCGCGCAGGCGGCGCCCCTCTGCCCACCACCCTCACCGATGCCCTGTCGTCCTTCGAGAACAGTGCCTTCGCGCGCACGGCGTTCGGCGATGACGTCATAGAGCATCGCGCCCGGCTCGCCCGCCTGGAACTCGACCACGACCAGCGGACGGTCACCGATGCCGAGCGGCGGCGATGGCTGACCCGCGCCTGA